Proteins encoded together in one uncultured Desulfosarcina sp. window:
- a CDS encoding nitroreductase family protein encodes MAFLTIDETRCKQDGICAAECPRRLIIQEDDKSFPRIAPANEANCMACGHCVAVCPHGALSVAGVDIKDCPEINNDLVLSRDQADQFLRSRRSIRCFKDKAIDRGTLEQLIHTARYAPTASNAQNLHWTVIEGRDKLKPLSQATISWMERIIEALPDSPAAAYFRPVVAGWAAGYDGILRTAQTLIVPSTPKENGNGLVDLSIALAYLELAALPLGVGTCWAGLLRAAMLATPELVKTMGLPEGHTWFYPMMIGYPKFKYYRLPERKAPVIHWA; translated from the coding sequence ATGGCATTCCTTACGATTGACGAAACCAGATGCAAACAGGACGGAATCTGTGCGGCCGAGTGCCCGAGGCGGCTTATCATTCAGGAAGATGACAAAAGTTTCCCCCGGATTGCACCGGCGAATGAAGCCAACTGCATGGCCTGTGGACATTGCGTGGCCGTCTGCCCCCACGGTGCCTTAAGCGTGGCCGGAGTGGACATCAAAGACTGTCCGGAGATAAACAATGATCTGGTCCTGTCCCGGGATCAGGCCGACCAGTTTCTCCGCTCCCGAAGGTCCATCCGATGTTTCAAGGACAAGGCCATCGACCGGGGAACCTTGGAACAGTTGATCCATACAGCACGCTATGCGCCCACGGCCAGCAACGCCCAGAACCTTCATTGGACGGTAATCGAGGGACGGGATAAGTTGAAGCCGCTGTCCCAGGCAACCATCAGCTGGATGGAGCGGATCATTGAAGCCCTACCTGACTCTCCGGCAGCCGCCTACTTCCGTCCGGTGGTGGCTGGTTGGGCCGCCGGCTACGACGGCATTCTGCGCACCGCCCAAACCCTCATTGTGCCCTCCACTCCCAAAGAGAACGGCAACGGCCTGGTGGATTTGAGCATCGCCCTGGCTTATCTGGAACTGGCCGCCCTGCCCCTGGGCGTGGGTACCTGCTGGGCCGGTTTGCTCCGGGCCGCCATGCTGGCCACTCCCGAGTTGGTAAAAACCATGGGGTTACCCGAGGGGCACACCTGGTTTTATCCGATGATGATCGGATATCCCAAGTTCAAGTATTATCGATTGCCGGAGAGAAAAGCGCCGGTGATTCACTGGGCCTAA
- a CDS encoding thioesterase family protein, producing the protein MQDLLKDYPVLIELPIAWGDMDAFQHVNNIMYFKYFESARIAYFDRLDFNEQMIKTGIGPILANTQCKFKIPLTYPDQVSVGAKVDLIEEDRFLMKYLVVSHKHKKVAASGEGMLVSFDYHKNKKAPIPDEIRARITDLEKNINPDFQQR; encoded by the coding sequence ATGCAAGACCTTCTGAAAGATTATCCTGTGCTGATCGAACTGCCGATCGCATGGGGAGATATGGATGCCTTCCAGCATGTTAACAATATCATGTATTTCAAATACTTTGAAAGCGCTCGCATTGCATATTTCGATAGGCTTGATTTTAACGAACAGATGATAAAAACCGGCATTGGACCCATTCTCGCCAACACCCAGTGCAAATTCAAAATTCCGTTGACTTATCCCGACCAGGTAAGCGTCGGAGCAAAAGTGGATTTAATCGAAGAAGACCGTTTTTTAATGAAGTACCTGGTGGTGAGTCACAAACACAAAAAAGTTGCTGCGTCAGGGGAAGGAATGCTTGTTTCGTTCGACTACCATAAAAACAAAAAAGCACCCATCCCTGATGAAATAAGAGCGCGGATCACCGATCTTGAAAAGAATATCAATCCGGATTTTCAACAACGATGA
- a CDS encoding histone deacetylase family protein produces the protein MNALPAGAQLIEAEPATEAQIALAHTMEHIEFVRQEGLYDIAALAAGGAIQAARLGLGAPAFGAIRPPGHHASGDSCWGFCYFNNMAVALLTLKDEGLIETATILDFDLHYGDGNVDILGPRSWVTICNPTGRTRDGYLREVEAFIEAHPADIIGISAGFDHHIHDWGGLLLTEDYCAMGRMVANSARENNGGCFAILEGGYNHDVLGQNAAALIEGLRS, from the coding sequence ATGAATGCCCTTCCGGCAGGAGCGCAGCTGATTGAAGCCGAACCGGCCACCGAGGCGCAAATCGCTTTGGCGCATACGATGGAACACATTGAATTCGTCCGCCAGGAGGGGCTTTACGACATCGCAGCACTGGCAGCAGGCGGGGCCATCCAGGCGGCTCGACTGGGCCTTGGGGCACCCGCCTTTGGCGCCATTCGGCCACCGGGCCACCATGCCTCCGGCGACAGTTGCTGGGGATTTTGCTATTTCAACAACATGGCGGTGGCACTGCTGACCCTCAAGGACGAGGGCCTGATCGAAACCGCCACCATCCTGGATTTTGACCTCCATTACGGGGACGGCAACGTGGACATTCTGGGTCCTCGCAGCTGGGTGACGATTTGCAATCCGACAGGACGCACCCGCGACGGCTATCTCCGTGAAGTGGAGGCCTTCATCGAGGCGCACCCGGCCGATATAATCGGCATATCAGCCGGTTTCGACCATCACATCCATGATTGGGGCGGGCTGCTGCTTACCGAAGACTACTGCGCCATGGGGCGCATGGTGGCCAACTCCGCCCGTGAAAACAACGGCGGCTGTTTCGCCATCCTGGAAGGAGGTTATAACCACGATGTCCTCGGCCAAAATGCCGCCGCTTTAATAGAAGGTCTCCGCTCATAG
- a CDS encoding GLUG motif-containing protein, producing the protein MKKKWVRFIRQVGGGIVFPLAICLFFAVLLSPRIAPALDSAALPTGGTITSGSGSISTSGSRMTVNQTTQKLVADWDTFNIGQDASVTFSQPDASASALNRIHDQNPSQILGSLNANGRVFLVNPSGIIFGHSAQVNVGGLVASSLNITDEDFLSGNYTFASNGSAGSISNAGTIDAEGGYVAFLAPVIENTGTVTADSGTLAMAAGNKISLDFAGDGLITFTIDQGAVDARVTNKGLIRADGGLVYLSAEAADELTRAAVNNEGIIQAQTLAEVEGRILLLADMETGTVQLGGTLDASAPDGGDGGFIETSAATVTIADDVTVTTAAPDGETGTWLIDPTDYTIAASGGDMTGAALTTALASTDVTIETADAGADAGNIYVNDNISWSANTLTLDADNDIEINSEMTATGTAGLELVYIGDYTINAPVNLASSCSFSANGTPYTIITTLGSAGSATGTDLQGINGNLSGNYVLGSDINASATSGWNGGAGFDPIGDNATRFTGTFDGLGHTVSNLTINSVSLYTGLFGFAHGAAIRNTGVTGGSITGTANLTGGLVGFLYYASISDSYVTAKVSGAYGTGGLVGRSEGSTITECYSTGNVTGGTSTGGLIGIANLDTITESYASGTVQGTGNVGGLVGIAAATDISDSYFTENAGGSVTGTGSYTGGLVGDLNSSTISNSYVSADVTGGYCTGGLVAYSTESTISRSYATGDVEGTGTVGGFAAIVEDSGITESYASGNVTGSSTVVGGFAGYLTAISGATASISNCYATGDVEGLRSVGGLVGLMGNRINLSQPSSDIDGGSCMIDNSYATGSVTGTDPIPGSFFGGLVGYSGALILDESDGLNISNTICTITNSYAAGDVEGIDYVGGLAGYSGAFIGSGSDSAGISSISSTIKNSYAGGTVTGTGSNVGDFLGYSGNVVDPTCVGSAITGSSSEVQDKDGSAVVDFTSFVLNSEQKNLDFYQTTLDWGVDIDDDGWTGTIWRIYESNTFPLLRNFLTQTSATAVTKVYDGTTSLDSASISWTPGTDETLIYGTASSSGSEINAGSYILTLSGLYSIQQGYDILANGTLTITPASLTITASDDSKYYDGTAYSGGNGVTYSGFINGEDVSVLSGVLTYSGTSQGATTAGTYVITASGLASGNYNITFVDGELIIQADNQPEDENKRQPSYPQPDAAVPKKEDSGSLLDVDEAIAQDYETTTLATESSLLVIEFEYSPGGTVTLLCGGAATSELRGVIDALPVFLDEGGSRFFVGNYAVRESPGTVSLKRLDEGQPYEEVSAMVQAIRATRPFNLTEKNGKSAEFTVGVTKDGVVFVSRSDGDIRLMDRDQVVLMALQTIKQDMGVDLKDIRGLVIVSGGGDWQQPAF; encoded by the coding sequence ATGAAAAAGAAATGGGTACGATTCATACGCCAGGTCGGCGGGGGCATTGTTTTTCCGCTGGCGATCTGCCTGTTTTTTGCGGTGCTGCTGTCGCCGAGAATCGCACCAGCCTTAGACAGCGCGGCCCTTCCCACCGGGGGAACAATTACTTCGGGCAGCGGCAGCATCAGCACCAGCGGCAGCCGGATGACCGTCAACCAGACCACCCAAAAATTGGTTGCCGACTGGGACACCTTCAACATCGGGCAAGATGCATCCGTCACTTTCAGCCAGCCCGATGCTTCGGCTTCGGCTTTAAACCGCATCCACGACCAAAACCCCAGCCAGATCCTCGGCAGTCTCAATGCCAACGGCCGGGTGTTTCTCGTCAATCCATCGGGCATCATCTTTGGCCATTCGGCCCAGGTAAATGTGGGCGGCCTGGTGGCCTCGTCGTTGAATATCACGGACGAGGATTTTCTGAGCGGCAACTACACTTTTGCCTCCAACGGCAGCGCAGGCAGCATCAGCAATGCCGGCACCATTGATGCCGAAGGCGGCTATGTGGCCTTCCTTGCCCCGGTCATTGAAAACACGGGCACAGTGACCGCCGATTCCGGTACCTTGGCCATGGCCGCGGGCAACAAAATCAGCCTCGACTTTGCGGGCGACGGCCTCATCACCTTCACCATCGACCAGGGCGCCGTGGACGCCCGGGTTACGAACAAGGGCCTGATCCGGGCCGACGGCGGCCTGGTGTATCTGAGTGCCGAGGCGGCGGACGAACTGACCCGGGCGGCGGTAAACAACGAGGGCATCATCCAGGCGCAAACCCTTGCCGAAGTCGAGGGCCGCATTCTGCTTTTGGCGGATATGGAGACCGGCACGGTCCAGCTGGGCGGCACCCTGGACGCTTCGGCGCCGGATGGCGGTGATGGTGGGTTTATCGAGACCTCGGCAGCCACTGTAACCATTGCCGATGACGTTACCGTAACCACCGCGGCCCCTGACGGAGAAACCGGTACCTGGCTCATCGACCCCACCGACTACACCATCGCCGCTTCCGGCGGCGACATGACCGGAGCAGCCCTGACCACAGCCCTGGCCTCTACGGATGTGACCATTGAAACCGCGGACGCGGGCGCGGATGCCGGCAACATCTATGTCAACGACAACATCTCCTGGTCGGCCAACACCCTTACCCTGGACGCCGACAACGACATCGAGATCAACAGTGAGATGACCGCCACGGGCACGGCCGGGCTGGAGCTGGTTTACATCGGCGACTACACCATCAATGCCCCAGTCAACCTGGCCTCCAGTTGTTCCTTCAGCGCCAACGGCACCCCTTACACCATCATCACCACCCTGGGCAGCGCGGGCAGCGCCACTGGCACCGACCTGCAGGGCATCAACGGCAATCTATCCGGTAATTACGTTCTGGGCAGCGACATCAACGCTTCGGCAACCAGCGGCTGGAATGGCGGGGCCGGCTTTGATCCCATTGGCGACAATGCCACCCGATTCACCGGCACCTTCGACGGTTTGGGGCATACCGTTTCCAACCTGACGATCAATTCGGTCAGCCTTTATACCGGGCTTTTCGGGTTTGCTCATGGGGCAGCGATCCGCAACACTGGCGTAACCGGCGGGAGCATAACAGGAACGGCCAACTTAACCGGCGGGCTGGTCGGCTTTTTATATTACGCTTCTATCAGTGACAGTTATGTTACTGCCAAGGTGTCCGGAGCCTACGGTACCGGCGGGCTGGTTGGACGTTCGGAAGGTTCCACGATCACGGAATGCTACAGCACCGGAAACGTGACAGGAGGAACTTCTACCGGCGGTTTGATCGGCATTGCCAACTTAGACACAATCACTGAAAGCTATGCCTCCGGCACAGTACAAGGCACAGGTAATGTTGGCGGGCTGGTAGGAATCGCCGCTGCCACCGATATCAGCGATTCCTATTTTACCGAAAACGCTGGTGGGAGCGTGACAGGAACCGGTAGCTATACCGGGGGGCTGGTGGGAGATCTCAATTCCTCCACGATCAGTAACAGCTATGTCTCAGCGGACGTGACCGGAGGATACTGTACCGGCGGGCTGGTCGCATATTCGACAGAATCGACGATCAGTCGGAGCTATGCCACCGGGGATGTGGAAGGCACCGGCACGGTTGGCGGCTTTGCAGCTATCGTTGAAGACTCCGGGATCACGGAAAGCTATGCCAGCGGAAATGTGACCGGATCCAGTACCGTTGTTGGCGGCTTTGCAGGGTATCTCACTGCTATCTCAGGTGCCACAGCTTCAATTTCCAACTGCTATGCCACCGGGGACGTGGAAGGACTGAGGAGTGTCGGAGGTCTGGTCGGGCTTATGGGAAACCGGATTAACCTGTCTCAGCCCAGCTCGGACATCGATGGCGGCAGTTGTATGATCGACAACAGCTATGCCACCGGGTCTGTGACCGGTACGGACCCTATCCCGGGTTCTTTTTTTGGCGGTCTGGTGGGTTATTCCGGGGCCTTGATTCTTGACGAGTCCGACGGCTTAAACATCAGCAATACCATCTGCACGATCACCAACAGCTATGCCGCAGGGGATGTGGAAGGCATCGATTATGTCGGCGGGCTTGCGGGCTATTCAGGGGCTTTTATTGGCTCCGGCTCTGACAGCGCAGGCATCAGCAGCATCAGCAGTACGATCAAAAACAGCTATGCTGGCGGAACAGTGACGGGAACCGGATCAAATGTTGGCGATTTTTTGGGTTATTCAGGGAATGTGGTTGACCCCACTTGTGTCGGCTCTGCCATTACCGGTAGCAGCAGCGAGGTACAAGATAAAGATGGGAGTGCGGTCGTTGACTTTACTTCTTTTGTGTTGAACTCCGAGCAGAAGAATCTGGATTTTTATCAAACGACCCTGGACTGGGGGGTAGATATCGATGACGACGGCTGGACTGGAACCATCTGGCGCATCTATGAAAGCAACACCTTTCCGCTACTGCGCAATTTTCTCACCCAGACCAGCGCCACCGCCGTCACCAAGGTCTACGATGGCACGACCAGCCTCGACAGCGCATCCATCTCATGGACTCCCGGTACGGATGAAACCCTGATTTACGGAACAGCTTCATCTTCCGGTTCCGAAATTAATGCCGGAAGCTACATTCTGACCCTGTCGGGCCTCTACTCTATCCAACAAGGGTATGACATCCTTGCCAACGGCACCCTGACCATCACCCCGGCCTCGCTTACCATCACCGCCAGCGATGACAGCAAGTATTATGACGGTACGGCCTACAGTGGCGGCAACGGCGTGACCTATAGCGGATTTATCAACGGCGAAGACGTAAGCGTGCTATCCGGAGTCCTCACTTACAGTGGCACCAGTCAGGGCGCCACTACGGCCGGCACCTATGTTATCACGGCTTCGGGCCTCGCCTCCGGCAACTACAATATCACCTTTGTGGACGGTGAACTGATTATTCAGGCAGACAATCAGCCGGAAGATGAAAATAAAAGGCAACCTTCCTACCCCCAGCCAGACGCAGCCGTACCAAAGAAAGAGGACTCAGGTTCCTTGCTCGATGTTGACGAGGCGATTGCTCAGGACTACGAAACGACGACTCTCGCTACCGAGTCAAGCCTGCTCGTCATCGAATTTGAATACAGCCCAGGCGGCACGGTTACGCTGCTCTGCGGCGGTGCTGCAACAAGTGAACTGCGGGGGGTAATCGATGCGCTGCCAGTTTTTCTTGATGAGGGTGGCAGCCGTTTTTTTGTCGGGAATTACGCGGTCCGGGAAAGCCCTGGAACCGTTTCCCTGAAACGACTTGACGAGGGGCAGCCTTACGAGGAGGTTTCCGCGATGGTGCAGGCAATTCGTGCTACAAGGCCCTTCAACCTCACAGAAAAAAATGGCAAAAGCGCGGAGTTCACCGTCGGCGTCACAAAGGACGGTGTCGTCTTTGTTTCCCGCTCGGACGGCGACATCCGCCTCATGGACAGGGACCAGGTCGTTCTCATGGCCCTGCAGACAATCAAGCAGGATATGGGCGTTGATCTCAAGGACATCCGGGGGTTGGTCATTGTTTCGGGAGGCGGTGATTGGCAGCAGCCCGCATTTTAA
- a CDS encoding GLUG motif-containing protein: MKKKGVRFIGQVGGGIVFPLAICLFFVALLSPRGAPALDSAALPAGGEITSGSGSISTSGNRMTVNQTTPKMVADWDTFNIGQDASVTFSQPDASASALNRIHDQNPSQILGSLNANGRVFLVNPSGIIFGASAQVNVGGLVASSLNITDEDFLSGNYTFASNGSAGSISNAGTIDAEGGYVAFLAPVIENTGSVTADGGTVAMAAGSKISLDFAGDGLITYTIDQGDVDAQVENKGLIRADGGLVYLSAEAADELTRAAVNNEGIIQAQTLREVDGRILLMGDMETGEVQVAGTLDASAPNGGDGGFIETSAAKVSIDDSVSVTTMAADGETGTWLIDPTDYTIAASGGDMTGAALTTALASTDVTIETADTGADAGNITVNDTISWSANTLTLDADNDIEINAELFGSANAQLALYYGQGAAAAGNTSTYTVNAAVNLGAGQNFFTKLGSDGSEITYTVITTLGNQNSVTGTDLQGINGNLSGKYALGSNIDAMLTADDTVWLGGEGFDPISTFTGTFDGLGHTITGLYINRPSENYVGLFGVCTDAVIRNVGLIGSSITGDRGVGGLVARATGTITITNSYSTGDIEGSQWVAGLVGQNLSTATITNCYTTGTVTGTTYYAGGLVGWHTSGTISDSYSTAVVEGNDNVGGLVGYNSSGSVTITDSYATGDVQGASFVGGLVGNHFAGTITDSYATGAVTGYDSVGGLAGSNDDDITNSYATGSVTGTESVGGLVGYNHSGSTISSSYATGAVTADSMYIGGLVGFNDGTITNSYSISEISSGDAMSSIGGLAGVNTGTVEGSYATGNVTITSFMSWYVGGLVGDNIGGTITDSYATNMVSGDTYIGGLAGANFEGGTIEYSYATGSVNGTTWVGGLVGQNYISTITGCYAEGDVSGSSTGWNDGYVGGLVGYNENGSSIENSYATGSVSNTYTDNYDYHIGGLVGYNDEYSSITNTYAVGSVSDSGTGTGTHYLGALVGYNHENDPDYGTITTGFYNTSITTDASGGLGGGSTSMVSDLIDLSDTEMMQASSFSSYIDISNAGGSSAVWRIYEDHTYPLLRYFLTEISTSNTIKTYDGIASISGQDLPWNISVDSSLIFGDISYASANVGAYTLDLSDLYSSQQGYDIVSSGSETLTVNAKELTISGTTAADKTYDGSTTASITAGTLSGLVSGETLGVSATGTFDSANAGTRSASATYTLSDGSGLAGNYTLADTTGHTATINQAAITISTVDVTKTYDGTTIASGTATVTSVSLCGSDTISGGTFSFTDGNAGTGKTVSVSGVGVTDGNGGNNYAVTYAANTSSTITPALLSITARDYSKDYDGTAYSGGNGVTYSGFVNGEDMSVLSGTLTYSGTSQGAMDAGTYVITASGLASGNYDITFVNGELTILPMVPDSDTAGSLPGDVERRQPLPSMTVLTVPNKEDSGSLLDIEKTIVADGETTILSTGSSLLVIDFEYSPGGTVTLLSGGDPKKEPQGVIEALPVFLDERGSRSFVGNYMVQERHGAVSLKRIGEGRSLYEGIFQNVLAIRSQRPFNLTTKDGKSAEFTVGVTKDGVVFIFRSDGDIRHMDRDQVVLMALQTIKQDMGVDLKDIRGLVIVAGESVRQAI; this comes from the coding sequence ATGAAAAAGAAAGGGGTACGATTCATAGGCCAGGTCGGCGGGGGCATTGTTTTTCCGCTGGCGATCTGCCTGTTTTTCGTGGCGCTGCTGTCGCCGAGGGGCGCGCCCGCATTAGATAGCGCGGCCCTTCCCGCCGGTGGTGAAATTACTTCGGGCAGCGGCAGCATAAGCACCAGCGGCAACCGGATGACCGTCAACCAGACCACCCCAAAAATGGTTGCCGACTGGGATACCTTCAACATCGGGCAGGATGCATCCGTCACTTTCAGCCAGCCCGATGCTTCGGCTTCGGCTTTAAACCGCATCCACGACCAGAACCCCAGCCAGATCCTCGGCAGTCTCAATGCCAACGGCCGGGTGTTTCTCGTCAATCCTTCGGGCATCATCTTCGGTGCTTCGGCCCAGGTGAATGTGGGCGGACTGGTGGCCTCGTCGCTGAATATCACGGACGAGGATTTTCTGAGCGGCAACTACACTTTTGCCTCCAACGGCAGCGCAGGCAGCATCAGCAATGCCGGCACCATTGATGCCGAAGGCGGATATGTGGCTTTCCTTGCCCCGGTGATTGAAAACACGGGCAGCGTAACAGCGGATGGCGGCACCGTGGCCATGGCCGCGGGCAGCAAAATCAGCCTCGACTTTGCGGGCGACGGCCTCATCACCTACACCATCGACCAGGGGGACGTGGACGCCCAGGTCGAAAACAAGGGCCTGATCCGGGCCGACGGCGGCCTGGTGTATCTGAGTGCCGAGGCGGCGGACGAACTGACCCGGGCGGCGGTAAACAATGAGGGCATCATCCAGGCGCAGACATTGCGGGAGGTTGATGGCCGCATCCTGCTCATGGGCGACATGGAAACCGGCGAGGTGCAGGTGGCAGGAACGCTTGACGCCTCGGCCCCCAACGGCGGCGACGGCGGTTTTATCGAAACCTCGGCGGCAAAGGTGAGTATTGATGATTCTGTGAGCGTAACAACGATGGCTGCGGACGGCGAAACCGGCACCTGGCTCATCGATCCTACCGACTACACCATTGCCGCTTCCGGCGGCGACATGACCGGCGCGGCCCTGACCACAGCACTGGCGTCTACGGATGTGACCATCGAAACCGCCGACACAGGCGCGGATGCCGGCAATATCACCGTCAACGATACCATCTCCTGGTCGGCCAACACCCTTACCCTGGACGCCGACAACGACATCGAGATCAACGCCGAACTCTTCGGTTCAGCCAATGCCCAGCTGGCCCTGTATTACGGCCAGGGCGCGGCCGCCGCAGGCAATACGTCAACCTATACAGTCAACGCGGCAGTAAATTTGGGTGCCGGTCAGAATTTCTTCACGAAACTGGGTTCCGACGGCTCGGAAATCACCTACACCGTTATCACCACTCTGGGCAATCAGAACAGCGTCACCGGCACCGACTTACAGGGCATCAACGGGAATCTTTCCGGCAAATACGCTCTCGGCAGCAATATCGATGCGATGCTTACGGCCGATGACACCGTATGGCTCGGAGGTGAGGGCTTTGATCCCATAAGCACATTTACGGGCACCTTCGACGGCCTGGGGCATACCATCACTGGCCTGTATATCAATCGTCCCTCGGAAAACTATGTCGGCCTTTTCGGTGTCTGCACCGATGCCGTTATCAGAAATGTCGGGCTAATTGGCAGTTCTATTACCGGCGACAGAGGGGTGGGTGGACTCGTGGCCAGGGCAACAGGGACCATCACCATCACTAACAGCTACAGCACAGGGGATATTGAAGGAAGCCAGTGGGTAGCCGGGCTGGTGGGACAAAACCTTAGTACAGCCACAATTACCAACTGCTACACCACAGGCACGGTTACAGGCACAACCTATTACGCCGGGGGACTGGTGGGGTGGCATACCTCCGGCACCATTTCCGACAGCTACTCTACAGCAGTGGTCGAGGGTAATGACAACGTTGGCGGCCTGGTCGGTTACAATAGCTCCGGCTCAGTCACCATAACTGACAGCTATGCCACAGGAGATGTCCAGGGCGCCTCTTTTGTCGGAGGCCTGGTTGGCAACCATTTCGCCGGCACTATTACCGACAGCTATGCCACGGGAGCCGTCACCGGTTACGATAGTGTTGGCGGCCTGGCAGGATCGAATGATGACGATATCACCAATAGCTATGCCACAGGATCGGTAACCGGCACAGAAAGCGTCGGTGGCCTGGTCGGTTATAACCATAGCGGCAGCACCATCAGTAGCAGCTACGCCACCGGAGCCGTCACCGCCGACTCAATGTATATCGGCGGCCTGGTCGGGTTCAATGATGGCACGATCACCAACAGCTATTCTATCTCCGAGATATCCTCAGGGGATGCCATGTCTTCTATCGGCGGCCTGGCGGGGGTAAACACCGGCACTGTTGAAGGCAGCTATGCCACTGGCAATGTTACGATCACGTCCTTCATGTCTTGGTATGTCGGCGGCCTGGTCGGAGACAATATCGGTGGTACGATCACAGACAGCTATGCAACAAACATGGTGAGTGGAGACACCTACATCGGCGGTCTGGCAGGAGCCAACTTCGAGGGCGGCACCATCGAATACAGCTACGCCACTGGCAGCGTCAACGGGACAACCTGGGTTGGCGGTCTGGTCGGACAGAATTATATCAGCACCATTACCGGTTGCTACGCCGAAGGCGATGTCAGCGGGTCAAGCACAGGGTGGAATGATGGTTATGTAGGCGGCCTGGTCGGCTACAATGAAAACGGCTCTTCCATCGAAAATAGTTACGCCACCGGCAGTGTCAGCAACACATATACGGATAACTATGATTATCATATCGGCGGCCTGGTCGGATACAACGATGAATACAGCAGCATTACCAACACATATGCCGTCGGCTCGGTCAGCGATTCAGGCACGGGGACCGGAACGCATTATCTGGGCGCTCTGGTGGGATACAATCATGAAAATGATCCCGACTATGGCACCATCACAACCGGTTTTTATAACACCAGCATCACCACCGACGCTTCGGGAGGGCTTGGGGGCGGAAGCACGTCCATGGTCAGCGATCTCATCGACCTGAGCGATACAGAGATGATGCAGGCGTCGTCCTTTTCATCCTATATCGACATCAGCAACGCAGGCGGCAGCAGTGCTGTCTGGCGCATCTATGAAGACCATACCTATCCACTGTTACGATATTTTTTAACAGAGATCAGCACCTCAAACACGATCAAAACCTATGACGGGATTGCCAGTATCTCAGGCCAGGATCTGCCCTGGAACATCAGTGTGGACAGCAGTCTGATATTCGGGGATATCTCCTATGCCAGCGCGAATGTCGGCGCTTACACCCTTGACCTGTCAGACCTGTATTCCAGCCAACAGGGCTATGATATTGTTTCTTCGGGCTCTGAAACCCTGACTGTCAATGCCAAAGAATTGACCATCTCAGGGACTACGGCAGCAGACAAAACCTACGACGGGAGCACGACCGCCAGTATCACGGCCGGCACACTCTCCGGCCTGGTTTCCGGTGAAACCCTTGGTGTTTCAGCCACAGGCACCTTTGACAGCGCCAACGCGGGCACAAGGAGCGCTTCAGCCACCTACACCCTGTCCGATGGTTCAGGTCTGGCTGGCAACTACACCCTGGCCGATACTACCGGACATACGGCCACAATTAATCAGGCGGCTATCACCATAAGTACGGTGGATGTCACCAAAACCTATGACGGAACCACCATTGCATCAGGAACTGCCACGGTTACTTCAGTCAGTCTTTGCGGCAGCGATACGATCAGCGGTGGGACTTTTTCCTTCACGGATGGCAATGCCGGCACGGGCAAAACCGTTAGTGTGAGTGGTGTTGGTGTTACCGATGGCAATGGTGGCAACAACTATGCGGTTACCTATGCGGCCAATACTTCAAGCACGATTACCCCCGCTTTACTCAGCATCACCGCCAGGGATTACAGCAAAGATTATGACGGCACGGCCTACAGTGGCGGCAACGGCGTTACCTACAGCGGATTTGTCAACGGCGAAGACATGAGCGTACTTTCCGGAACCCTCACTTACAGCGGCACCAGCCAGGGCGCCATGGATGCAGGCACGTATGTCATTACGGCTTCGGGCCTTGCCTCCGGCAATTATGATATCACATTTGTAAACGGCGAACTGACGATCCTGCCCATGGTCCCGGATTCCGATACGGCTGGCTCTCTGCCGGGCGACGTCGAAAGACGGCAGCCCCTCCCTTCCATGACAGTTCTAACCGTGCCAAATAAAGAGGACTCCGGCTCCTTGCTCGATATTGAGAAGACGATTGTCGCGGACGGCGAAACAACCATCCTCTCCACCGGCTCAAGCTTGCTTGTCATCGATTTCGAATACAGTCCGGGGGGCACGGTGACCCTTTTAAGCGGCGGTGACCCAAAAAAAGAACCGCAGGGTGTGATCGAAGCTCTTCCGGTTTTTCTTGATGAGCGGGGAAGCCGTTCCTTTGTCGGGAATTATATGGTCCAGGAGCGTCATGGAGCGGTTTCCCTGAAACGGATTGGCGAAGGACGATCCTTATACGAGGGTATTTTCCAGAACGTTTTGGCAATCCGTTCACAAAGGCCCTTCAACCTGACAACAAAAGACGGCAAAAGCGCGGAATTCACCGTCGGCGTAACAAAGGACGGCGTCGTCTTCATTTTCCGCTCGGACGGCGACATCCGCCATATGGACAGGGACCAGGTCGTTCTCATGGCCCTGCAGACAATCAAACAGGATATGGGCGTCGATCTCAAGGACATCCGGGGGCTGGTCATTGTTGCGGGTGAAAGCGTGCGGCAGGCGATTTAG